CATACACGCCCAAATCGCAAAACCTATCCTGAAAGCTCTGCACGCCGTCAGAACACGACTTCCCCAGTCAAAGGAACATTATAGCGAGGGTAACAACTCACATGATGATGGTTAGAAGCCACGTGCCAATCCAAGTCATAGTCGACCTGTGGAACTTGATGCCCCCGCCATCGGCGCCAATGTAGCTCACCAGTTCATCAGCATCTTGACTCTGGACATTCGAAACGAGCATGAGTACGATCCCGCCGAGAGTAACCGCCAGGGAGAATATATCGTGCATGAGTGTTCGATGGGGTTTCATGGGTTCGAAGCCGAGTGTGCGATCCGCAAACGCGACCATTTGCCAACTATCGTTTAGCAGGGCGATGACAGCCTAAACATTGTCAGTCCATCGGGCCATGCCTCTGACGAGAGAAATCATCTCACCCCAACGATTCCCGGCGCGACAGCGCCGCACGTATCCGTCC
The genomic region above belongs to Pochonia chlamydosporia 170 chromosome 2, whole genome shotgun sequence and contains:
- a CDS encoding protein kinase-like protein (similar to Metarhizium robertsii ARSEF 23 XP_011411007.1), with product MVRWHFPSWLTLVRTVARGLAWVNDIVAIVVLCFVAQKWTDTCGAVAPGIVGAVIALLNDSWQMVAFADRTLGFEPMKPHRTLMHDIFSLAVTLGGIVLMLVSNVQSQDADELVSYIGADGGGIKFHRSTMTWIGTWLLTIIIAFRIGFAIWACMDCYKEYQQEARRHLRQTDVEQVEA